The DNA window TCCGCCGCCATCAATTGCGGCAGCGTGAGTCCCACGGCGCCCAGTGCGCCGGCTTGCAAAAAATCGCGTCGCGTCACGCCGTCGCATGTGGTCGCCGTGGCGTCGCCCTGAATCTGCAGCATGGGTCGTTCCAATGAATCAGCGTAGGGAGCCTTGTTCCTCAAGGCAGGAACAAAGGGGGAAAGATGGCGGGCAGGACGATCAGCCTGGATGCACAATCGCCAACCTTCGAGAGTATCACACGCCGAAAACAGGGTCAAATGCCGACCCCCGCAGATCCGTCCGGCCCAGATCGCCGGACGAAAGCCGACAGACGAAGCTCGCCCGCATGCTGCGGAGCTAAACGTCCAGACCGTCGAACAGGGACGAGCCGACGCGCACCAGCGTCGCGCCCTCTTCGATGGCGATGGCGAAGTCGCCGCTCATGCCCATGGAGAGCTCGGATAGTTGCAGCGACGCGGGGCAATTCGCCTGCAGCTGGTCGCGTAGTTCCCGCAGGGCGATGAAGTCGCGGCGGGCCTGGTCGGGGCCGCCGGTGAGGGAAGCCATCGCCATCAGCCCTTCGATTTTCAGCTGCGTCAGCTCGGCGAATTTCGGCAGCAGCAGCTCCATTTCCGTCGGCGCAAAACCGTGCTTGGCGACGTCGCCGGAGATGTTCACCTCCAGCAAGACCCGCTGCGTTATGTTCGCTTCCAGAGCCGCTTCGTGGACCGCCGCCAGCAAACGCAGGCTGTCGCCCGCGTGCAACAGGTGCAGGTGCGGCAGGGAGCGTTTCACTTTGTTCCGCTGCAGATGACCAATCAAATGCCAGCGCACCCCCAGCGGGGCGAGCGCCTCGGCCCGGGGCCAGAACTGCTGGGGGCGGCTTTCGCCCAGGTCCAGACAACCGGCCTCGGCCACCTGCCGGGCTGTGGCGTCGTCGACGTATTTGGTCACGCCGACGAGCGTGATGTCGTCCAGACGCCGGCCGGAACGGGCGGCGGCGTCCGCCATCTGTTGGCGAATGGCGGACAGGTTGTCGGCGATACGGGAGTCACGGGTCGACATGGGAACAGCCTCAACCGCAACGGGGAAAGCATGAGCAGCGATAATGGGCTACTCGCCCAGAATGTAAGCAAACATCAAAGGCGCCACGATCGATGCGTCCGAGTTGATCATGAACTTGGGCGTTTCCTTGTTCAGCTTGCCCCAGGTGATTTTCTCATTGGGAGCGGCGCCCGAGTACGACCCGTACGACATGGTCGAGTCGGAGATCTGGCAGAAATACGCCCAGTACGGCACGTCGAGTTCCATATCCTGGATCATCAACGGTACGGCGCAAATGGCGAAGTCGCCGGCAATGCCGCCGGCAATCTGGAAGAAGCCGACGGGCGACTTGTTGCTGGTCTGCTCGTACCAGGTGACCAGTTTGGCCATTTGTTCCGTACCCGACCGCATGGCGTGGTGGGATTTGATTTTCCCTTCCAGGCAACGGGCGGCAAAGATATTGCCCAGGGTGGAGTCTTCAAACCCGGGCGAAAAGATCGGGATGCCGGCCTCTTTAGCGGCGATCAGCCAGGAGTCTTCCCGCGGGATCTGGAACTCTTTTTCGATTTCCGGCTCGTCGAGCATGCGGAACAGATATTCATACGGGAAGTACGATTCCCCTTTTTCAGCCGCTTCGACGCAGTAAGGGATGATCCAGCGTTCGACGAAGCGGACGCACGTTTCCGGAATGCAGGTGTCGGTCACCCGGTTCATGCCCCGTTCGCGCAGCGCCGTTTCTTCATCGGGCGACAGGCTCAAATAGTCGGGCGTTAATTCGTAGTCGTTGTGCGAAAGCAGGTTGAAGACGTCTTCTTCCAGATTGGCGGCCGTGCAACTGATGGCGTGCACCTTGCCGGCGCGGATCATGCGAGCGAGCGACACGCCGATTTCCGCGGTGCTCATCGCTCCGGCCATGGTCAGCAGCATCGACCCGCCGTCTGCGATATGTGTTTTGTAGGACCGGGCCGCAGCGACCATTTCCCGCGCATTAAAGTGGCGGAAGTGTTTGTCAAGGAATGCGCTAATCGACATATCAGTAGAATCGCCTGGAAAATCGCGAGAACACAGGAGCAGCGAATGCAACATCGCCTACTTCGGCATCTTAGCGAAATTCGTCGGTAAAGAAAGAAGCCGACCCCCGCGGTCCGGTTTGGAATTCCTGTTCCCGCCCTGCCCCGCCCGTGCTTCTCAGGCCGAGAGAGCTTGTCCGTTCCCCCTTCTTTTTCCGCCTTCCCCCGGAAAGTCCACCTGCTGGGATCAAAATCGACGAGTGAATTCGCCTTGTTCATAAATCACAATTAGGAGTATGATCGCCGGGCGATACAAAAAATACAACGATTGCTGGCCTTGTCCGATGCGCACGGGGCCTGACTGCCCGGAAAAACTAGAGTATTTTTCGACGGAAAGGATTCCGAACCGATGGCGATTCTTTTGCGCCAATTGGCCGAGCTTGTCGGAGGTCGACTCCACGGCGATGGCGACTTGCCCATCCTTGGGGCTGCCACCATTCGCGATGCGCAGCCGGGCGATATTACCCTGGCCGATCATCCCAGACATCTGCCGGCGGCTGGCGAGTGCGCCGCCGTAGCAGTCGTGGTTGCGGCCGGCCCTTCCCCCGACAAACCGCACCTGGTGGTGGACAACGTCCACCGGGCCTTTCGGCTGATTGTCGCTGAATTCCGCCCCCCCAGCCGGGAAACCGCCTCGGGCGTGAGTCCCGCAGCGCAGATCAGTCCAACGGCCAGAATTGGCCAGAACGTTACCATTTATCCTCGCGCTTACATCGGCGACCAGGTCGAAATCGGCGACGGCTGCATCGTGCATTCCGGCGTGAGCATCATGGCCGGCTGCCGCCTGGGAAGTCAGGTGGTGGTGTACCCCAATGCCGTGCTCTACGAAGATATCCAGGTGGGCGACCGCAGCGTGATCCATGCTAGCGCCGTGATCGGCTGCTGGGGCTTTGGCTACGAAACGGTCAACGGCAAACACCAGCTGCTGGCCCAACTGGGCGGCGTGCAAATCGGCAGCGACGTGGAAATCGGAGCCGGCTCCACGATCGACCGCGGGGCCTACACGCCGACCACCATCGGCGACGGAACCAAAATTGATAACCAGGTGATGATCGGCCACAACTGCCGGATCGGACGCGGCAACTTCATCTGCGCCCAGGTCGGCATCGCCGGCAGCTCCTCCACAGGCGACTATGTCGTCATGGCGGGGCAGGTCGGCGTGGGCGACCATGTCGATATCGGCGACCAGGTTCGTCTGGCTGCCAAAGGCGGCGTCATGCAGGACATTACCGAGAGCGGCGATTACTGCGGCGCGCCGGCCATTCCCCTGCGTGAATTCTTCCTGATGCAGGCCGCTTTGCATCGCTTGCCCGAAATGCGCAAACAGTTGCGGCGTCTGCAGGACAAAGTGGATTCTCTCTCAAAGGGCGCCTCTACCCCGGTGACCAAAGAGGCGGCCTGAGAAGTATGCATATGCTAGACCCGACGGCCGAAAAAATTGGCCTGATCGCCGGCTGGGGACGCTACCCCCTGGTCCTGGCCGCTGCGCTCAAGCAGCAGCAGCGGCAGGTGTACTGCATTGGCATTACCGGCCACGCCGATCCGCAACTTGCCGAGATTTGCGACGACTTTACCTTCAAAGGGGTCGCCAAACTGGGCGGCTGCATCCGCTACTTTCAGCGGAATAACGTCCACCTGGCGACGATGGCGGGCAAGATCCACAAAACGCTCATGTTCCAGCGTTACAGCTGGCTGCGGCACCTGCCCGACTGGCGCTGCGTGCAGACCTTTTATCCGCACTTCGTCACGCTTTCAAAAGATCGCGCTGACGATACGCTGCTGACCGCCGTGATCGATGCCTACGCGTCCGACGGCATCACCCTGGCGC is part of the Lignipirellula cremea genome and encodes:
- a CDS encoding YggS family pyridoxal phosphate-dependent enzyme, encoding MSTRDSRIADNLSAIRQQMADAAARSGRRLDDITLVGVTKYVDDATARQVAEAGCLDLGESRPQQFWPRAEALAPLGVRWHLIGHLQRNKVKRSLPHLHLLHAGDSLRLLAAVHEAALEANITQRVLLEVNISGDVAKHGFAPTEMELLLPKFAELTQLKIEGLMAMASLTGGPDQARRDFIALRELRDQLQANCPASLQLSELSMGMSGDFAIAIEEGATLVRVGSSLFDGLDV
- a CDS encoding deoxyhypusine synthase family protein; the encoded protein is MSISAFLDKHFRHFNAREMVAAARSYKTHIADGGSMLLTMAGAMSTAEIGVSLARMIRAGKVHAISCTAANLEEDVFNLLSHNDYELTPDYLSLSPDEETALRERGMNRVTDTCIPETCVRFVERWIIPYCVEAAEKGESYFPYEYLFRMLDEPEIEKEFQIPREDSWLIAAKEAGIPIFSPGFEDSTLGNIFAARCLEGKIKSHHAMRSGTEQMAKLVTWYEQTSNKSPVGFFQIAGGIAGDFAICAVPLMIQDMELDVPYWAYFCQISDSTMSYGSYSGAAPNEKITWGKLNKETPKFMINSDASIVAPLMFAYILGE
- the lpxD gene encoding UDP-3-O-(3-hydroxymyristoyl)glucosamine N-acyltransferase, encoding MAILLRQLAELVGGRLHGDGDLPILGAATIRDAQPGDITLADHPRHLPAAGECAAVAVVVAAGPSPDKPHLVVDNVHRAFRLIVAEFRPPSRETASGVSPAAQISPTARIGQNVTIYPRAYIGDQVEIGDGCIVHSGVSIMAGCRLGSQVVVYPNAVLYEDIQVGDRSVIHASAVIGCWGFGYETVNGKHQLLAQLGGVQIGSDVEIGAGSTIDRGAYTPTTIGDGTKIDNQVMIGHNCRIGRGNFICAQVGIAGSSSTGDYVVMAGQVGVGDHVDIGDQVRLAAKGGVMQDITESGDYCGAPAIPLREFFLMQAALHRLPEMRKQLRRLQDKVDSLSKGASTPVTKEAA